A genomic window from Glycine max cultivar Williams 82 chromosome 17, Glycine_max_v4.0, whole genome shotgun sequence includes:
- the LOC100780738 gene encoding probable hexosyltransferase MUCI70 — protein sequence MFHSSSSNNNNNNNNGLSISVSDDEPDELGRMRIRARRKRKKLGNRRLLRKLLLRYWMLLIIVPTVGLLIFEATRIARSPSLNIEIPINKADRSSPTFRKEPPANLNRLDPTTHVVAGVRERCLKLLPPEKLEQLDIPVEEESSSVPVGEVLYMSESDRSFVGGSVTLSQLRTEDTRFNLFTGNQTFKQRDQSFEKKETMAIHCGFYSVNGGFKISDEDKSYMQGCKVVVSTCAFGGGDDLYQPIGVSEASLKKVCYVAFWDEITLKAQELVERRIGENGFIGKWRVVVVRDLPFADQRLNGKIPKMLSHRLFPQAKYSIWVDSKSQFRRDPLGVLEALLWRSNSLLAISEHGARSSVYDEAKAVVKKNKAKPEEVEVQLNQYRKDGLPEDKRFNGKKALCEASVIVRKHTPVTNLLMCVWFNEVARFTSRDQLSFPYVLWRLKAFKNINMFPVCTRKDLVNSMGHVRKAKPLQS from the exons ATGTTccacagcagcagcagcaacaacaacaacaacaacaacaacggtTTGTCGATCTCCGTCTCGGATGACGAACCCGACGAGCTGGGTCGGATGCGGATCCGCGCGCGACGGAAGCGCAAGAAACTCGGGAACAGACGATTGCTGAGGAAGCTGCTTCTCAGATACTGGATGCTTCTCATCATTGTTCCCACTGTGGGTTTGCTCATATTCGAGGCCACCCGAATTGCCCGAAGTCCTAGTTTAAACATAGAAATACCCATTAATAAAGCTGATAGATCTAGTCCCACATTTCGCAAGGAACCCCCCGCAAACTTGAATCGCCTCGATCCCACCACCCATGTTGTCGCTGGTGTCAGAGAAC GTTGCTTGAAGCTCCTACCACCCGAGAAGCTTGAGCAACTGGATATCCCTGTGGAAGAAGAATCTTCTAGTGTTCCTGTTGGTGAAGTTTTATACATGTCAGAGAGTGATCGGTCTTTTGTAGGAGGGAGTGTTACGTTGTCTCAATTGCGTACAGAGGACACGAGGTTTAATTTGTTTACTGGAAATCAAACATTTAAGCAGAGAGATCAAAGTTTTGAG AAGAAAGAAACAATGGCGATACATTGTGGGTTCTACAGTGTGAATGGGGGGTTTAAGATATCTGATGAAGATAAAAGTTACATGCAAGGTTGCAAAGTTGTTGTATCTACTTGTGCATTTGGCGGTGGAGATGATCTCTATCAACCGATCGGAGTGTCTGAGGCTTCGCTTAAGAAG GTTTGCTATGTAGCATTCTGGGATGAAATCACCCTGAAAGCGCAGGAATTAGTGGAGCGCAGAATTGGGGAAAATGGATTTATTGGAAAATGGCGTGTTGTTGTTGTTCGGGATCTTCCTTTTGCGGACCAAAGGTTGAATGGTAAAATTCCCAAG ATGTTAAGCCATCGTCTTTTTCCTCAAGCAAAATACTCAATTTGGGTAGACTCCAAGTCCCAATTCCGGAGAGACCCACTAGGTGTGTTGGAAGCACTCCTTTGGCGCTCAAATTCTTTACTTGCTATATCAGAACATGGAGCTCGCAGTAGTGTCTATGATGAGGCTAAGGCTGTTGTCAAGAAGAACAAAGCCAAGCCAGAGGAAGTTGAAGTGCAACTGAATCAATACAGAAAAGATGGCTTGCCTGAAGACAAGAGATTTAATGGGAAAAAAG CTCTATGTGAAGCCTCTGTTATCGTCAGGAAGCATACACCAGTAACTAATCTATTGATGTGCGTCTGGTTTAATGAGGTGGCTCGCTTCACTTCCAGGGATCAGCTCAGCTTCCCGTATGTCCTGTGGCGGCTGAAAGCATtcaaaaatatcaatatgtttCCTGTCTGTACCCGCAAGGATCTTGTCAATAGTATGGGCCATGTCCGCaaggccaaacctttgcaaagctga